The Anaerolineales bacterium genome contains a region encoding:
- a CDS encoding FHA domain-containing protein — MADAQHGSQVPVLIGQSGAAQGSRWTLTDEETLIGRDLDCQVVIPDRQVSRQHARIRRQAGGYWLEDLGSKNGTHLNGVAVSQPALLQDGDLVQIALAAKLAFVGMDSTVPLGSDEAAAHDLGLLRLDRAAHRVWVGGNELDPPLSPQQFRLLELLYMNPTRIVSRDEVVEQVWLESLGSGVSEQAIDALVRRLRERLSESEPEVTFVETVRGLGFRLKVIG, encoded by the coding sequence ATGGCGGATGCCCAGCACGGCAGCCAGGTTCCGGTGCTGATCGGGCAGTCGGGGGCGGCTCAAGGGAGCCGCTGGACGCTGACCGATGAGGAGACGCTCATCGGCCGAGACCTCGACTGCCAGGTTGTGATACCCGATCGTCAAGTCTCCCGACAGCATGCCCGCATCCGTCGCCAGGCGGGAGGCTATTGGCTCGAGGATCTGGGGAGTAAGAACGGGACGCACCTGAACGGGGTCGCCGTGTCGCAGCCCGCTCTGCTGCAGGATGGCGATCTGGTCCAAATCGCCCTGGCGGCGAAACTGGCCTTTGTTGGAATGGACTCGACTGTTCCATTGGGGAGTGATGAGGCCGCCGCACACGACTTGGGGCTGCTGCGCTTGGATCGGGCGGCGCACCGGGTCTGGGTTGGTGGCAACGAGCTTGATCCGCCACTTTCACCGCAGCAGTTCCGGCTGCTCGAGCTGCTGTACATGAATCCAACCCGGATTGTCTCCCGAGACGAGGTGGTCGAGCAGGTCTGGCTGGAAAGCCTGGGCAGCGGCGTCAGCGAGCAGGCGATCGATGCCCTAGTGCGCCGATTGCGCGAGCGGCTGTCTGAGTCTGAGCCCGAGGTGACGTTTGTGGAGACGGTGAGGGGTCTGGGGTTCCGCTTGAAGGTGATCGGCTAG